A window from Lactiplantibacillus pentosus encodes these proteins:
- the pfkA gene encoding 6-phosphofructokinase — MKRIGILTSGGDAPGMNAAVRAVAGKAMAEGLEAYGINYGFAGLVAGDIHKIEAADLDGVIQRGGTLLYSARYPEFAHEEGQLKGIEQLKRFGIDALVVIGGDGSYHGALRLTEHGYNTIGLPGTIDNDIPYTDFTIGFDTAVNTNVQALDRIYDTAHSHDRTFVVEVMGRGAGDVALWSGVSIGATAIVVPEVDWSMEAIANKIKHNRANGHRSNLIVLAEGVMGAQEFVEKLSEYGDFDARGNTIAHMQRGGNPTAKDRVMASKMGAYAVELLLAGKGGLAVGIQNNQLVNHNILDLFESKHDVEVSLDKLNEEISFK, encoded by the coding sequence ATGAAACGCATTGGTATTTTAACCAGTGGCGGCGACGCTCCTGGTATGAATGCGGCCGTTCGTGCAGTTGCTGGTAAAGCAATGGCAGAAGGGTTGGAAGCATACGGCATCAATTACGGCTTTGCTGGATTAGTTGCCGGTGACATTCACAAAATAGAAGCAGCCGACTTAGATGGTGTCATTCAACGCGGCGGAACCTTGTTATACTCCGCACGTTACCCAGAATTTGCCCATGAAGAAGGTCAATTAAAGGGGATCGAACAATTAAAGCGGTTTGGTATTGATGCTTTAGTTGTTATCGGTGGCGACGGTTCTTATCACGGTGCCTTGCGCCTGACAGAACATGGCTACAATACGATTGGTCTTCCAGGAACGATCGATAACGATATTCCTTACACGGACTTCACGATTGGTTTTGACACGGCTGTCAATACGAACGTGCAAGCTCTTGACCGGATTTATGATACGGCACACAGTCATGACCGGACTTTCGTTGTGGAAGTTATGGGCCGTGGCGCTGGTGACGTTGCCTTATGGTCTGGTGTTTCAATTGGTGCGACTGCAATTGTCGTTCCAGAAGTTGACTGGAGCATGGAAGCCATCGCCAACAAGATCAAGCATAACCGGGCCAATGGTCATCGGAGTAACTTGATCGTGTTAGCTGAAGGCGTTATGGGTGCCCAGGAATTTGTTGAGAAGTTATCTGAATATGGTGACTTTGATGCTCGTGGCAACACCATTGCGCATATGCAACGTGGTGGTAACCCAACTGCTAAAGACCGTGTGATGGCCAGCAAGATGGGTGCGTACGCTGTGGAACTCTTACTTGCCGGTAAGGGTGGCTTAGCGGTTGGGATTCAAAACAACCAATTAGTTAACCACAACATCTTAGATTTATTTGAATCTAAGCACGACGTTGAAGTGTCATTAGATAAGCTGAATGAAGAAATCTCATTCAAGTAA